The nucleotide window CTCCTCGATCTTGGCCTTGAGGTCTTCAGAGGATTCCGGCTCCTCGGCAGAGGGAGCCTGCGACTCGGTCCCCGGCTCGGCCAGAATGTCAGCGCCGCCGCCGAAGATCTCCTGTCTGGTTTCCTTCCCCGATTTGGGCGCAAGCAGAACTCCCGCTGTGGCGCCGAGGCCAACGCCCAGCATGAACGTCCGGCAGCTTCTGCACATGGCCATGGAAACCCTCCTGGATCCGGGAATAAAACAAACGATCGTCAGAATAAAAGGTTGCCGGTATTGAGCATTTCCTAACCGGCAAGCTTCGCTACGATTCATTCTATTGGCTTGCCGCCGCAGCCGCAAGGAAGCGGTATACTATGGGGAACGGCGCCCCTGTTTAGAGGAGAGCGCCCCTTGTTTCCGAAAAAGGTTGAACCACAATGCCAACCCCGGTTGGCGAAAGGAGGCGGAATGGTAGCAACGATAATCATAATAGTCATCGCCGTGGTTCTGGTAGGCGGCCTCATCGCTCTCTACAACAACCTCGTGCGGTCACGCAACAAGGTGGACAATTCCTGGAAACAGATCGACGTGCAACTCAAAAGGCGGCACGATCTCATCCCCAACCTGGTGGAAGTGGTCAAGGACTACATGTCTTACGAGCAGGAGGTCCTGACCAACGTCACCAAGGCACGCTCCGAGGCCATGCAGGCACAGGGGCCCGCCGAGACAGCCAAGGCCGAGAACATGTTAAGCGGCGCCCTGAAGTCCCTCTTTGCCGTGGCGGAGAACTACCCCGACCTCAAGGCGAACCAGAACGTGTCGCAGCTGCAGGAAGAGCTGACCTCGACCGAGAACAAGATCGCCTTTGCGCGCCAGCTCTACAACGACGTGGTCATGGCCTTCAACAACAAGGTCCAGACCTTCCCGTCGAACGTCATCGCCGGCGCTTTCGGCTTCAAGGCCAGGGAATACTTCGAGGCTCCCGAGGAAGAGAAGGAGCCGGTAAAGGTCGACCTGCGCTAGAAGCGCGATCGTTCGAAGCCAAGAGGCCGTTTAAATGACGATGTACGAAGAGATATCGAAGAACAAGCACCTTTCCTATGTGCTGATCGTGGTCATGACCGCGGTGCTGATCGTATTCGGCTATGTGGTGGGTTATGCCGCCACCGGCGTCGGCTGGTTCGCACTGGCCATCGCCGTGATCATCGCCGTGGTCATGTCTTTGACCGGTTATTACAAAGGTGACAAGATCGCGCTGGCGACCAGCCATGCCCGCCAGGTCACGCATGACGACGCCCCCCAGCTCTTCAACGTGGTCGAGGAGATGTCCATCGCCTCGGGCAACCCGATGCCGTCGGTTTACATCATCGACGATTCGGCTCCCAACGCCTTTGCCACCGGCCGCGATCCCGAGCATTCCTCGATCGCCGTGACCCAGGGCCTGCTGGACAAGATGAACCGCGAGGAGCTTCAGGGCGTGATCGCCCACGAGATGTCCCACGTGCGCAATTACGACATCCTCTTCGCAACCCTTGTAGGGGTCATGGTCGGCGCCATCGCGCTGATGGCCGACTTCTTCCTCCGCTGGAGCTTCTTCGGGGGCAGCCGCCGCAGCAGCAACGACAACAGCGGTCCGCTGGGCATCATCCTGGTAGTGCTGGCGCTGGTGCTGGCCATCCTGGCCCCGATCGCCGCCCGCATGGTGCAGCTGGCCATCTCCCGCAAACGCGAGTACCTGGCCGATGCTTCCGGCGTCGAACTGACGCGCAATCCCAACGGGCTGGCCAACGCCCTGCAGAAGATAGCTGACGACGAGGAAGTTCTAGAGGTCGCCAACCGCGCCACCGCGCATCTTTACATAGCCCAGCCGATCAAGAAGTTCTCCGACAAGAAGAGGGGCCTGTTCGACACCCATCCGCCTATCCAGGAGCGGATCCGCATCCTGCGCGAGATGGCCCACCAGGCGCCCGAGCCCCAGGCCGCGCCGGCGGCTGAATAAACCTGGCGTTCCGGCCGCGCCGGTTATTGACATCAGGTCTCAGATTCAATAAGATTTCTTCCCCCTCTTGCTTCCCCGCGCGAACCCACGCCATAAAGCTGCTTTGACTTACGCAGACCGGCATTCGATTTCATCTGAATCAACTACCCGTGAAGCCGCGGTCGGTCCCGCCACGGCCATGTTCGATCATGAACTGATCAGGGCGGTTCTGGGCTGGGAGCTGTCGGACGCGCGCACCGCACGGCTCTGCGACAAGATCTTCGAGCTCTTCTCGGGACGGGCTCTCTCGCCGGTGACCTCAGAGGAGATAAGCTCCAGCTGTAACCTCCCCGACGACGATGCGGCCAGGCTGTCGGCCGCGGTCGAATTGGCCCGCCGCCTGTTGTGGCCGGACGACGGCGACAGATCCATCCGCTCGCCCAGGGACGCCTGCCGGGCCGCCGGCGCCATCAGGTCGGCCGACCGCGAGCATTTCCTCGCCCTCTACCTCAACGCCCGCAACGTCGTCATTCACGAGGAGATCGTCTCCGTGGGCAGCCTCAACGCCAACATAGTCCACCCCCGGGAGGTGTTCAGGCCGGCGATCACCCGGGGCGCCGCCGCTATAATCCTGGCGCACAATCATCCCTCCGGCGACGTGACCCCCAGCCGGGAGGACCTCAACCTGACCGCCCGCCTGGTCGAGGCCGGCCGGCTGCTGGGCATCGAGGTCCTCGATCACCTCATCGTGGCCGAGAGCCGCTACCTCAGTTTCCGTAGCGAGTCATACCTCTGAAAAACCCGCCCGAAAACCTATCAAATATGAAAAGATGGTCCTCTTTGTGGAAAACCATTTCCGGGAGTGAATGTGAACAGGGAGGCCTTCCCGGGAAAGTGCAAAGTAACCTGGCAAAGCCATCAATGAAACCAACATCATTTGCTTTAGCCCCATTTGCAGGCATTTCTATCAAAAAGAGCCTAATCGACTTTTTTTGTAGGATTTAAAAGGCCAAGGAATGTCAACCCTCGCAAGGTCAATAAGGATGCGGTATTGTGGAGTTATCCACATTATCCACAGTTCCTTACGGCAAGCGGTTCGGCGGCCTCCGGCG belongs to Actinomycetota bacterium and includes:
- a CDS encoding LemA family protein; amino-acid sequence: MVATIIIIVIAVVLVGGLIALYNNLVRSRNKVDNSWKQIDVQLKRRHDLIPNLVEVVKDYMSYEQEVLTNVTKARSEAMQAQGPAETAKAENMLSGALKSLFAVAENYPDLKANQNVSQLQEELTSTENKIAFARQLYNDVVMAFNNKVQTFPSNVIAGAFGFKAREYFEAPEEEKEPVKVDLR
- the htpX gene encoding zinc metalloprotease HtpX; translated protein: MTMYEEISKNKHLSYVLIVVMTAVLIVFGYVVGYAATGVGWFALAIAVIIAVVMSLTGYYKGDKIALATSHARQVTHDDAPQLFNVVEEMSIASGNPMPSVYIIDDSAPNAFATGRDPEHSSIAVTQGLLDKMNREELQGVIAHEMSHVRNYDILFATLVGVMVGAIALMADFFLRWSFFGGSRRSSNDNSGPLGIILVVLALVLAILAPIAARMVQLAISRKREYLADASGVELTRNPNGLANALQKIADDEEVLEVANRATAHLYIAQPIKKFSDKKRGLFDTHPPIQERIRILREMAHQAPEPQAAPAAE
- the radC gene encoding DNA repair protein RadC gives rise to the protein MTYADRHSISSESTTREAAVGPATAMFDHELIRAVLGWELSDARTARLCDKIFELFSGRALSPVTSEEISSSCNLPDDDAARLSAAVELARRLLWPDDGDRSIRSPRDACRAAGAIRSADREHFLALYLNARNVVIHEEIVSVGSLNANIVHPREVFRPAITRGAAAIILAHNHPSGDVTPSREDLNLTARLVEAGRLLGIEVLDHLIVAESRYLSFRSESYL
- a CDS encoding YtxH domain-containing protein, with protein sequence MAMCRSCRTFMLGVGLGATAGVLLAPKSGKETRQEIFGGGADILAEPGTESQAPSAEEPESSEDLKAKIEETRARLKAEIEAQQEG